CCGCCCGCGCGCGGCCCTCAACATGGCGGCGCACCTCGTCGTCGGCACCGAGGTCGTGCGTCCGGCGGCCGGCCGCCGCGAGGAGCTGCGCGCGGCCATCGCGGCCGCCGACGTCGTGCACCTGCACATCGTCCACAGCTACTGGCTGCCGCCGAGGTGGCTGTTCCGCGAGATCGCCGCCGCCGGCACGCCCGTGGTGTGGACGCTGCACGACCAGTGGATCATGACCGGCCGCTGCGCCCAGCCCGGCACGTGCCGGCTCTGGGAGGACGGCTGCCCGCGCTGCCCGGACCTGGCGGCGTACCCGCCCGCCCGCGTCGACAACGCCGCGCGCGTCTTCACCCGCAGGCGCGACGACATCGCCGCCCTCCGCCGGGCCGTGCCGTCCGCCGTGGTGGCCTGCGCGCACTGGCTCGCGGCCGAGGCCGCCACGGCGGGCTTCGACGACGTGCGCACGATCACGAACTCCGTCGACCGCGCGTTCTGGTCGGAGGCGACGGCGGCACGGGTAGCATCGGACGCGCCGCGCTCGGGGGCGCTGTTCATCTGCCGCGACCTCCGTGATCCGGCGAAGGTCGACTGGGACGCGCTCCGTGCCATCGCCGCGGACACGACCGAAGGGCTCACCATCATGGGAGACGACGCACCCGAGGACGCGCCCGGCGCCGCGCGCCTGCCCGCCACCGGCGACCGCGTCGAGCTGGCCCGCGTGATGCGCCGCCACGACCGCCTCGTCTTCACCTCGCGGGTCGACTACTTCCCGCTCACCGTCTCCGAGGCGCTGACGGCGGGCATGCGGGTCTTCGCCGTCGACTCGCCGGCGATCCGCGAGTTCGGCGACCACCCCGACGTCACGGTGGTGGGCACGGGATCCGAGCTCGCGGCGGCGCTCCTCGCGGACGAGCGCGCGGGCGGCCGGGCGGATCGCGAGACGCGCGACGTCCGCCGCTTCGACCCGCGGCGCATGGCCGACGAGTACCGCGCCGTCTACGAGGAGCTGGTGTCCGCGTGACCCGCAGCTACCGGCGCGAGGCGTGGCTGATGGGCGTCGCCATCATCGGCCAGCACTTCATGATCGTCCAGGCCGCCGGCTACCCCGTGACGCTCGGGCTGGTGGTGGGCGTGCCCCTGATCCTCCTGCTGTCGCGCGGCGGGTACGCGAGCCGCCTCATCCTCGCGCTCTGCGCGGTCGTGGCGCTCACCGCGTCGGCGGCGCTCGTGACCGGCATGGAGGGCAGCGATCCGCTGTCGTTCCTCCGCACGCTCGCCCTGTTCATCCTCGCGGTCATCGTGATCGTGGCCGGATCCGCGGGGCTCGACCCGGGGTTCATCGGCTCGAGGGCCTTCTCCACCGCGATCTCCGTCACCCTGCTGCTGGTCGTCGGCCTGTCGGTCCTCCAGGTGGCCGCGGGGACGCTCGGCAGCGAGGCGTTCTTCAACGTGTTCGGGCGCTTCCAGTACCTCTACGAGTACCAGCCCTACCTCCAGTTCAACCCCGTCCCGCGCGCGCAGGGCTTCTTCCTGGAACCGTCCTACGACGCGTTCGTGATCGGCACCCTCACGCTCATCTCGCTGCTCACCGGCCGCCACTTCCGCGGCACCATCGCCGTCGGCATCCTCGGCGTCCTCATGTCGCGCTCCGCGACGGGGCTGCTGCTGCTGCTCATCATCGGCGTCGTCGTCGCGCTCCGATCCCGGCCCGGCGCGAGCATCGTCGTCCTCAGCGGGCTCGCGGTCGTGGGCGTCGCCAGCGGCACCTACCTGCAATCGCGCCTGGAGAGCTTCAGCACCTCCGGGTCCAGCACGAACTACCGGCTCGTGGCCCCGCTGCAGGTCCTCGGGGACACGCTGCTGCACACGCCCATCGGCCACGCGCTCGGCTCGGTGTCGAACATCCTGCTGGGCTACGACCTGTACAACGGCGCGGAGCTCGGCACCTCGCTCGACAACGGCCTCTACGTGCTGGTGTTCTACTTCGGCTGGATCGGCCTGGTGCTCATCGCGGCCCTCGCCGTCATGGCGCTGCGGGCGATGCTGCGCGGCGGCCGCTCCACCTGGGGGGCGGTCGCGCCGCTGTGGCTCTTCGGGACCCTATTCTTCTCGGGCGGGATCATGCTGCCCGAGTACGCCGTCATGACCGCCCTCCTCATCGCGACGCTCGTCGCCTGCAACGAAAGCCTGGTCGCTCCCCATGCCGGTACCCCCTCCGCTCCTGTCCGTCGTCGTGGTCACCTTCCGGGACCTGCCGGGGCTCGGCAGCACGCTCGGGTCGGTGCGCCAGCTCGTCCATGACGCGGGCGACGCGATCGAGGTCATCGTCGTCGACGGCGGCACGGGGGAAGGGCTCGACGACGTCGTGAGCTCGTCGGGCGTCCCTGTCGACCTCTCGAGCGGGCCCGACGACGGCATCTACGACGCGATGAACGAGGGCATCTCCCGCTCGACGGGCAGCTTCGTCTGGTTCCTCAACGGCGGCGACCGGTCGCACGTCGAGTCCTGGGAGCTGCTGTCCGGCATCCTGCGCGCCGCGGGCGACGACGAGCTGCTCCTCGGCGACTACCTGCTCGACACCGGGCGCGGCGAGATCCTGCGGAAGGCACGGCCGCCCATCTACATCCACCACGGGCTGCCCACCTCCCATCAGGCGATCCTGTATCCCGGCTCCCGCATCCGCGGCGCCCGATACGACCTCCGCTTCCGCGTCGTCGGCGACTACGAGCTCACGGCCCGGCTGCTCCGATCGGGCGTCCGCCCGGTCGTCGTGCACGTGCCCCTCGCGGTGTTCGCGGCCGGCGGCATGTCGCAGGTGCGCGCCAAGGAGATCGCCGTCGAGGCGGCGCGGGTGCAGGCGGAGACGCTGCGCACGCCCGTGCCGGTCCGCTGGGCGAGCCGGGCGCTGCACACGGCGAGCCGCATCCGACGCACGGTGCAGACGTCGTGAGCGCCCCCGACGAACGCGGGCGCTGGGCCGCCGACCGCGCGCGCTACGGCCGCGGCGCGTGGCTCCTGCAGCCGTCCTTCTGGGCCGTGTCCGTCTACCGGTACGGACGCTGGACCCGCACGTGCTCGCGGGCCGTGCGCCTCCCCGCCCACGTGCTGCACGTCGGGCTCTACAGCGTGGTGCGACTCGTGACGGGCATCGACATCCCGCGGTCGGTCGAGATCGGGCCGGGCATCATGATCCACCACTTCGGCACGGTCATCGTCCACCCGCAGGCGCGCATCGGCGCCCGCTTCACGATGCGGCACGGGGTCACCATCGGCGCGAAGAAGGGCGACGACGTGCCGGTCATCGGCGACGACGTGCAGGTGGGCGCGTTCGCCCAGATCCTCGGTCCCATCCACGTGGGCGACGGCAGCACCATCGGCGCCATGACCCTGGTGCTGCGCGACGTCCCCGCAGGCGCCACCGTCGTCGGCGTGCCGGGACGCGTGCTGTGACCCGACCCCGCGCCGCCGCCCGGCCGAGCGCGCGATGAGCGCCGACGACCGCGCGGCCCGGGGCGCCCGGAGCCGCGACTCGTCGGTGTGGCCGCTCGCCGCGCAGGCGATCATCGCCGCCGTCGGCCTCGTCGCCGCGACCCTCGCCGCCCGGCTCCTGGGCCCCTCCGACTACGGCGTCTACTTCCTCGCCCTCACGGTCACGGCGTGCGTGGCTGTCCTGTTCGACATCTGCGTCCCGCAGGCCGTGCTCACGCACACGCCCGGCTACCTGGAGTCCGCGCGCACCTGGCGCCGCATGGCCGTGGTCGTCGCCGCGGTCGCCGCGGCGCTCACGGCCGCCGTCGCGCTGGTGGTCGGAACATCCCTCGACGCCGACGCGATGTGGGTGGTCCTCTGCGCCGCGCTGCCCATCACGATGGCGTCCATGACGCCCCGCGCCTTCCTCATCGCGGCCCGGCAGCTCCGCTACGTCTCGCTGGTCGACCTCTCGAGCGTGCTCGTCGGCAACGTCGTCGCGATCGGCGCCCTCCTCCTCACGGACAGCCTGTGGGCGGCGGCGAGCAGCCAGCTCGTCATCGCGGCGGTGCGCTGGCTGGCGTTCGAGGCCGCGTGGATCCGGCGCGGACGTGCCGACCTGCCCTCGCGCGTCCCCGTCCGCCCGGCCGCGCGTGAGCTCTACACGTCGATGCACGGCACGTACCAGAGCCAGCTCGCCGGGTTCGCGGCCCGCAACGGCGACAACCTGCTCGTCAGCATCCTGCTCGGCCCGGTCGCCCTGGCGCAGTACTCGCGCGCGTACTCGTTCCTCATCGGGCCCCTCCAGCAGGCGCAGCAGGCGCTCAATCCCATGGCCATCCGCGACCTCGCGGTGGCGCGGTTGGCCGGTCGCGCCGACGACCAGCTCCGGCGCCTCGCGGCGGTCGTCATCGCCGTCGGCGTGCCGTTCGCGCTCGCGATCTCCCTCAGCGGCCCGCACCTCGTGCAGGTGCTCCTGGGCGACGAGTGGCGCACGGCGGGCGCGCTCATGCCGCTGTCCTGGGGACTGGCGGCGTCCATGATCGTCGCCATCCCGGCACGCTGGGCCCTCGTGGCCGGTCACCACTCGCGGGCCCTCACGGTGGACGCGGTCCTCAACTACACCGTGCTCGCGGGCGTGGTCGTCGGCGCGCTCACCGGCGGCCTCGCCGGCGTGCTCGTGATCAACTCGTTCGTCGTCTCGCCGGCCATCACCATCACCGCGTGGTGCATGCTCGGATCGGTGCCCCGGCGGCTGTTCCTCGCGCGCCTGCTGCCCATGGCGATCGGGCTGGGCGGCCTCACCGCCCTCGTCTGCATCGTGGTCGGGGAGTTCGTCGACTCCAGCCTCGTCGAGACCGTCCTCGATCTCGGCATGGGCGGGATGATCGCGGTGCTCGCGTTCGCCGTCATCATGCGACGACGACGCCGGGCGGCCTGATCGCGGCGCCTCCGCTCAGTACGCCCCCTCGCGCGCCAGCACGGCCTTCGCCGTCTTCCACAGGATGACGAGATCGCCCACGATCGACCAGTTCTCCACGTAGTAGAGGTCGAGACGGACGCTGTCCTCCCACGAGAGGTTGGACCGGCCGCTCACCTGCCAGAGCCCCGTGATGCCCGGCTTC
This genomic interval from Clavibacter michiganensis contains the following:
- a CDS encoding glycosyltransferase: MVTFRDLPGLGSTLGSVRQLVHDAGDAIEVIVVDGGTGEGLDDVVSSSGVPVDLSSGPDDGIYDAMNEGISRSTGSFVWFLNGGDRSHVESWELLSGILRAAGDDELLLGDYLLDTGRGEILRKARPPIYIHHGLPTSHQAILYPGSRIRGARYDLRFRVVGDYELTARLLRSGVRPVVVHVPLAVFAAGGMSQVRAKEIAVEAARVQAETLRTPVPVRWASRALHTASRIRRTVQTS
- a CDS encoding oligosaccharide flippase family protein; its protein translation is MSADDRAARGARSRDSSVWPLAAQAIIAAVGLVAATLAARLLGPSDYGVYFLALTVTACVAVLFDICVPQAVLTHTPGYLESARTWRRMAVVVAAVAAALTAAVALVVGTSLDADAMWVVLCAALPITMASMTPRAFLIAARQLRYVSLVDLSSVLVGNVVAIGALLLTDSLWAAASSQLVIAAVRWLAFEAAWIRRGRADLPSRVPVRPAARELYTSMHGTYQSQLAGFAARNGDNLLVSILLGPVALAQYSRAYSFLIGPLQQAQQALNPMAIRDLAVARLAGRADDQLRRLAAVVIAVGVPFALAISLSGPHLVQVLLGDEWRTAGALMPLSWGLAASMIVAIPARWALVAGHHSRALTVDAVLNYTVLAGVVVGALTGGLAGVLVINSFVVSPAITITAWCMLGSVPRRLFLARLLPMAIGLGGLTALVCIVVGEFVDSSLVETVLDLGMGGMIAVLAFAVIMRRRRRAA
- a CDS encoding serine O-acetyltransferase; translated protein: MSAPDERGRWAADRARYGRGAWLLQPSFWAVSVYRYGRWTRTCSRAVRLPAHVLHVGLYSVVRLVTGIDIPRSVEIGPGIMIHHFGTVIVHPQARIGARFTMRHGVTIGAKKGDDVPVIGDDVQVGAFAQILGPIHVGDGSTIGAMTLVLRDVPAGATVVGVPGRVL
- a CDS encoding putative colanic acid polymerase WcaD — protein: MTRSYRREAWLMGVAIIGQHFMIVQAAGYPVTLGLVVGVPLILLLSRGGYASRLILALCAVVALTASAALVTGMEGSDPLSFLRTLALFILAVIVIVAGSAGLDPGFIGSRAFSTAISVTLLLVVGLSVLQVAAGTLGSEAFFNVFGRFQYLYEYQPYLQFNPVPRAQGFFLEPSYDAFVIGTLTLISLLTGRHFRGTIAVGILGVLMSRSATGLLLLLIIGVVVALRSRPGASIVVLSGLAVVGVASGTYLQSRLESFSTSGSSTNYRLVAPLQVLGDTLLHTPIGHALGSVSNILLGYDLYNGAELGTSLDNGLYVLVFYFGWIGLVLIAALAVMALRAMLRGGRSTWGAVAPLWLFGTLFFSGGIMLPEYAVMTALLIATLVACNESLVAPHAGTPSAPVRRRGHLPGPAGARQHARVGAPARP
- a CDS encoding glycosyltransferase yields the protein MSGAPATQPGSAAPALRVLHLSVRLGEGGAAGVARTLMHELAELGVDGSFAYGYGPGGRDSGGADARSSLRVTSRPRAALNMAAHLVVGTEVVRPAAGRREELRAAIAAADVVHLHIVHSYWLPPRWLFREIAAAGTPVVWTLHDQWIMTGRCAQPGTCRLWEDGCPRCPDLAAYPPARVDNAARVFTRRRDDIAALRRAVPSAVVACAHWLAAEAATAGFDDVRTITNSVDRAFWSEATAARVASDAPRSGALFICRDLRDPAKVDWDALRAIAADTTEGLTIMGDDAPEDAPGAARLPATGDRVELARVMRRHDRLVFTSRVDYFPLTVSEALTAGMRVFAVDSPAIREFGDHPDVTVVGTGSELAAALLADERAGGRADRETRDVRRFDPRRMADEYRAVYEELVSA